caagggcagggaggggacggggACTAACCTGGTCCTCCAGCCACTCCCCCCAGGCCTCCAGGGCTGAGGACAGGGTGAGTGCTGTCGCCTGCGTTCCCGCAAAGCCAGCCTCGTCCAGACAGGCAGCCGTGTACGACGCCAGGTCTGCGAGGGCCCCCTCTTCCAAGGAACTCTGGGGAGTCTGGGAGTGGGGGCGAGGGGAGACTATGAGACCCCCTTGCCTCTCAcactctcttcctccccaccccgtCCCAGCTCTTGACAAAACCCCCGTGGCCTTTCTGTTTTTTCCCAGCTCCGTCCCCCTTTACCCCCCAGGCATCCCTCCTGCTCACCAGATGCAGACCGGGTCCCTCAGGGACTGGCTCCTGGGTAGGAGGCTGGGAGAAGGGCTCACTGCCAGCTGGGGAAATGGCGGCTGCCCGCCCAGGCTCTACCCCGCGTTCAAGCTCAGGTTCGGGCTGAGGGCCGGTGGAAGGGGGTCCCGGGGGCTGCCCCTGGCTGGCCCGGATCCCTTCAGCCAGAGCCGTCAGGGTTAGGGCTCCCACAGGAGCCCCCTGGGCCCAGTCCCGCGCGCCCCCAGCCATGGCCGCCGCACACACTGAGCTGCTCAGCCGGGCTCAGCCTGCAGCACCCGGCACTGGTCCTCCCAGAAGCCGTGCCCAGGCCTGGCCTAGAAGCAGGCCCCAGGCAGGCGGGCCCAGGGACAGGCGTGGCAGCGTGTGggtgcatgtgcgtgtgcatgcTCTGTGGGGGCGGGAGGTCGGGGAGCCACACGGGGGTGTCCCCAGGTGTGGTGCCTGCAGGGGCTTTTGAAGGGTCTTCCCGCCCAGACTGTTGTTGGTGAGTGGCCAGCCTAGGCTCTGCCCACCAGGACCTGGGAAAAGGGCAAGGTCCCTGGGAGACAGTGGATCTGcaaggggcggggggaagggtCCCTGACCCTGACTTCCGACCCGTCTGGGCAGGGAATCCTGGGCAGGTGTAGACAGCTCTGAGGAGGCCCCAGCACGTTTTAGAAGTCTGGGCCCAGCCCTGAGCTGAGGCCTCGCCTGATTCAGCCCTAAAGAAGCAGTCAGGTCCAGGCTGCACTTGCGGCCGGGGGCTGGGCTCTCCTCTCTGCATCCTGACCCGGCCGGACATCCCGGGCATGGGGATGATTTGGAGCAGCCCTGGGGGGGAGCCGGAAGCAAGAGGAGCTGCCCTGTGCCTCCCAGGTGCCCTTGCAGGTGACTGACATCACTGGATGGATcacggtgggtgggtgggggagtgTCTGGGTCCTGGCACTGAGAAAGTGTAAAGCTCAGAAGTGGTGACCTGTGGGTACCTGGGGCCTGGTGCGTGTCCTGATATGTGTGTGGCGGTGGCGGGCGGAGTCTGTGTCTCTCTCCGAGCCTCCTGCTCCCCAGGGCTGGCCTGACCGGGCCTCTGCCCCAAATCCCCGCTGTCGCCCTCACCCAGCAGCGCAGCGGCCACTGCCCAGCCTGGTCCAGGGGAGCCAGAAGAGCTGGTCTGGCCAAATACCTGGGCAGGCAGAAGTGCTCCGGGAAGCACCCTGGACAGTCGGCACTCCCCCTCGTCCTGGCCTGCTTGTGTCCCCCGCCCAGGCGGGAGAAGCCCAGGCCCCGCCCTCTGTCCCGCAGGGCCTCCAACCTCTCCTGAGTGGCTCCTCCGGAGGCAAAGCCGGTGGAGACCCGACGAGCCTGCTCGCACAGGGGCAGGGCCAGCCCAGGACCCTGGCCAGGTGCCCAGAGCTGAGCCAGTCCCTGCTCCCTCACCTCCACCAGCTCTAGTGCAGGCAGGCCCCGagccctcctctcctttcccaggACTGCAGGGGCGGGAGCTGGGTCCCCAAGGCCCAGGCCTAGTCCGTGCCGTGACAGATGCCAGGGCCGACAGGGAGCCAGATGGGTGGGGCCCAGGGGTACAGGGTCCCACAGAGCTGGCAGCAGCAGTGGCAGGGGACACCCAGGTCTCTCCTTGGCTGGGGAAGCTTGAGGCGTCCACCGAGCCTGCCCCGCCCGGGGGGCATCCCGGAGCTCCCCCATCTGGGCTGGATCCCCAGCCCGCCTCGGGCCTCTAGCATGGAGCGGTCTTCCAGTAACCAACCCCCCCAGCTCCTAGTTGGGCACCAaagccccctccctttccccacagccctgccctgtCCTGCCCGGATCTGCTCCTACAGTCCAGCTCCCCAGGCCTCAGATACCGACCCCCACCCCACCGGCCTTAGCCGACCTCAGGCCTCAGCACGGGGCTGCCTACCTGccctggctgggctggggtcTTCCCTGGGAGGATGAACCCTCATGCTGATTCCTGACTCCAGCCCACCCTGGGAagccctgggggtccagtgaGTGGCAGGCTGGGTGAAGAAATGACACATGACAAGCTGTGGGGATAGTGAGTGACTCATGTTCATTTCAGGCAGCTCCCAGCAGGGGATTCTCAGAGGGCACCTCTGCACTCAGTCTGTCCACCAGGGCCCGGAGCTTCTCAGACAGCGCCacctgcagggaggagagggggggACCATGGGTGGCCATGGGGGGAGAGAGGGCACAGGGCGGGTTGATGATGTGGGCCCTACACCCACCTGGTACAGCGCAGGCTGCTCGAGCCACCTGTGGGCAGGACTCAGACGGCTCAGGGACTGCTGGGCGAAGGCTCTAGATTCGGCCAGAGATGGGAGGGGCTCACACAgctggggggaagagggaggaaggggctggcTCGAGGTCAGATGTCCGAGCTTGATTTGAGTTGAAGGTGCAGGCTAAGGGGGTGGGTGGCTAGGGGCGGTCACCTGTCCCTGCTGGACCCAGAGTCGCAGCAGCGGCTCCACGTGCACCGGCCTCACGGTACAGGACTCCTGGGTCCCTCGAGGCCAGACTCTGAGCTCCTGGCCAGCCTGGGGAGGTGGCTCCTCTGCTAACTGCAGCACGTCTAACAGCAGAGCCCCTGCGTGGGTGCGCATGTGAGGGCGCCAAGCATGCACGGGGCCTGGGGCCTTGAGCTCAACCGCGGAGGGTGGGCGGGGCCTCACCATCGGAGCCCAGGAGCCGGAAGGCAGCCTTGCTTCCAGGCAATGTCTGCTTCTCGGGGTCCTCGGTCAGCTTCATCCGCGGCTGGCCTCCCACGGACACCAGCTACGGGGACAGGGTGCTGAGCTAGCTGGACCCTTCTCCCCGGACCCATGGTCCATCCCCAGCCCATCCCCACTGGGCCCCGGACTCTCTCCACCTTGTAGACACAGCCCAGGGAAGGCTGGCGAGGGCAGGTGACCACGCTAGTACCGATGCCGATGACGTTCACCTCACTGccctgggggggaggggaaatgagcTCGGCCAGCATCTGCAGGCCCAGGGCCCGCCGAGCCACCCTCTGGGCTGCCCCTGCCCCGCCTACCTTCTGGGACAGCCTGGCCAGCTCCTGCTCATCAATGTTGTTGCTGACAGCAATGGGGATGGACTCCAGCCAGGGCACCCGGAACCTGTGACGGGGGCAGCCCTCAAACGCCCCTGACTCACCCGGCCCCCTCCCAACCCAGTCATGCCGTCTCCCCGCCACCTGATAATCTGCCCTCAGCCACACTGGCTCTATGGGCCCCTGAGCGAGCCCACCCCAGCTTCTTTGCCAAGGCTGCAGTACCTCTACTGAGGTAGCAGCGTATCAGAGAGCCTCACGGTGGGAGAGGCacggtccctccctccctctgtcccatcCCAATATTCCTGAACCAGAGGGGATCTCTCAGAAGGCAAAGCCCCTGCCAGGGGAACTCACTGGGCCGCCACTGTTCGGAAGACGCCACGCGTCTCCTGAGCCTGCTGAAGCAGGTCGCCACTGTCCAGCCTCACTCCCACTGCCTGGTAGCCCAGCTCCTCCAGTGCCAGGGCTACAGCCAGGAAGTTGGGGAGACCACTCCTGCAGGTGGGGACACGGGAGTAGGGGGTCTGCTGCTGCTCTGCTGAGCCCACCCTGGGGGATGCCCGGGCCTCACCTCCGCACACTGTAGGTGTCCAGCAGGCCCTGGAAGGCCCGGGGAAAGGCCAGGGCATAGGCCACAAAGGCCGCCCGCTCACCCCGGTGTGTCTcctgcacccccagccccaggtggCCACACACACGCTCCAGCCACGTCTCCACGCAGGCAGCCAGGTCCACCCTGGGGCCCTGACCAGCCGCTGGAGCCAACATCTATGGAGAAGAGTTGGTGAAGGATGGAGGACCCAGAGCGCAGGGTGGGGACTGGTTCAACCCCAGCAGAGAGTCTGAGCCACCTGCCTGCCAGCTTCCCAGTGCCGCACTGAGACCACCTGCCCGGCGTGGCTTGGGTGGGCCAGGCGTGGTATCTGCCTGTGCACAGAGCAGGGACTGGCCTCTCCTGCTCCCTGGGAAGGGCTCGGCTTGGGGGGTCTGCCCTCTGGAGTCCAGCTGGGGGGACAGGGGTACTGACCGGTTCAGGGGGCACCTCGGTGCCTGAGAAGGAGGTGATGAAGGAGTGCGCCAGGGTCCCGGCCACCGGCACGCCCCGCAGCTGTCCTGCGAGCACGTTGCTGCTGCCATCGAAGCCTGGGGTCAGGGCATCAGGCAAAGTTGGGGGACTTCAGGCACTGAAGGGGGTTCTCAGGGctggcctcctcctcccccaaaccAGGCCTCCGTCTCCTGGCCCTCACCGCCCAGGTAGCTGTAGGTAGAGGCGGTAAGACCCCCGTCGGGGCCCTGAGCCCGCCGAAGCCCCAGCTCCAGCAGCCGCTTCTCCGGCCCTGCGATCAGGCGAAGCCGCGCGGCGTTCGTGGCGACGAGGCTGCGGGAGCAAGGGGGCAGGGGACCCGCAGTGACGGCCGGGAAGCCACCCAGAGCGCTGCCTCTCCCGAGGACCCGAGCAGCGGGAGCCGAAGGCCCCTGCCAGGACCCCGGCTCAGCGCTCCGCCCCCAGGGGCCACGCCCCACGGGTCCGGGCCCGGAAGTCAGCCCTCCTTCACGGAGAGCCCAGGCTTCCGGCCTCGGGCGGGAGGCGGGTGTCCCGCCCCAGGCCCCACCTGGCGCCCCGGGCCCCACCTGGCGTAGCTGACCAGGCAGAGGAGCGGCGTCTCCAGCAGCTGCACCACCAGGAGCGGCCCGGACACCTGCAGCAGCGGCACCTGCGGGGCGGGCTGTCAGCTCGTCGCCACCCGGCCCTGCTCTGGCCCACCCCCCGTGCCCCGCTCCCCTGGCACTCACGCTGGGGAAGGCGAGGGAGCCCTCGGGCAGGGCCCGCACCGTCACCCCGGAGCAGTCGAGGGCACGAAGATGCTGGAAGAACGCGGGGTCTGTGTCTGGGGGCAGCACCGAGGCCAGGAACTGCACGTCTGGGGGCGACAGAGGCCGTGGTGGCGAGGGCTCGCCGGGGctgccgggggcggggggctggcgGGGTGAGGGGCCGGGGGTCGGCTACCTGCGTCCGTCAGGCGGAAGTCGCGCACGAAACGCACGCAGTCGCGCAGCCCCGCGGCCAGGGCGAAGGCTCCGCCGAACGGGCAGCGGCGGAAGAAGAGTTCGAACTCGGCCGCCTCCTGCGCCCGGCCGGCGCGCCAGTAGCCCAGCGCCATGGTGGCCTGGTACAGGTCGGTGAGCAGCGGCCGCGCCGCCGCGCGCCCCTCGGGGTCCTGCTCCGCCGCCATCGGACTCTGGCCGCTGCCCTGGCGCCCCGGACTCTGGCCGCCCCGCCCGCGTGACGCCGCGCTGGCCAGGGCCCGCCCCGCCAGCGGGTTGGGACACCGTGGAGCCACTGCCTTTCCTGGCAACCAGAACCGTCAGGGCGGGCCGCTGGCCTCCGGACGCTCTCTGACAGCCGGACCGTGGCTCGAGGTGGGGACTTGTGCTCTCGCTGGTCAGCCCAGCTCCCCCTGGCCCCTTGGAGCATGGTCTGTCCTGCCCCAGGCCGCGCGGCCAAGTCCGGGGAGCGCGGGGAGACGGTGGAAGAGGGCAATTCGAACTCCACGTCCAGCTGGACTCCATCCTCGCCCGCCCAGAAGCCACCCCAGGCCTGGGCAGGGCAGCTCGCGGCCGGCACCACACCAGGGCAAGGCCCACGCGACGCTGTTCGGGTAGCAGCGCGGTGCCGACAGAACGAGGGGGCGGCTCATCCACCGCCAGCTGGCACCGAAGGCTCTCGGTCTCACACGCTAAATCCCACATGACTCCTGCGGGCCCTTTGAGGCCACCAGCTCTGACCAGAGTAACCACAACCCACTTTCTCACCAGCCACGCTGGGTCCAGGGCAAGAACCACTAGTGACACAAGTCCTGCCCagactggggaggggggtgggggcccAGGCAGGACAGTGGGCACAGTTCCACAGGGCAGTGTGTCATGGGATCTGTCAAGGGCCCAGGTCTCCAGCAGGCAGCAGGGGCCTCAGGGCTAAGGGAAGAAGTCCAGCCTCCTTCCTAGAAACGGTCGGCTACCCGGCAGGGTTTTGAACAGGCCAGCCCCGATGGGGCAACGTGACTGTAGTCACAACAGCAGGGCCAGGACGGCCGCTGGGGCCTCTTCCCTGGATGGTTCTGGACTGTCACTTCTCTACCCATGGGGACGGCTCAGCGAAAGAAGCAGAATGGAGACGGCAGAAGGCTGGGACGCCTCCCACAGTGAGGGAAACAATGTACACTGTTAGAGGTAGACCTGGACGTCCCACTTGCAACTGAGACGTGAGTGAGTCAGGGAacaggaggggcagaggggtgggCCACACGGCCACAGGAGGGCTGTGGAGAGACCCGGAATGGGGAGAAGGGCAGTGGCCACTGGTGCAGGAGCAGAGCGTGAGATGCCCGCCCAGTGTGAGGCTGGGGGCCTGGCAGAGTGCGGCTCACTGAATGCGCCCCCCCGCAGGGCCCAAACCAGGACAGGAGCCAGAGGGCTGGAATCTCAGTCTTTATTGGCTGCAAGGCTTCCCACGCTCAGGCCAGTGCCGGGGCTCAGATCTTGTTGAAAGCAGCAATGTCAACGCTCTGCACCTGTGGAGAGGGAGGCTGGTGGTCACACGGGGCCCTGCTTCCCAAAGGCCCAAGCGCCCATGTGCCTGGCCAGAGGCTCATTTGGACACCCCAGGCCCCTACCCTGTGTGGGCCCCTCACTCACATGCTCCTCGAACTTGGTGATCTCCTCTTCCAGGAGGTCCGTGCCCACCTTGTCGTCCTCCACCACACACTGGATCTGTAGCTTGTGGATGCCGTAGCCCACGGGCACCAGCTTGGAGCCCCCCCAGGTCAGCCCATCCAGCTGGATGGAGCGCACGCAGGCCTCCAGCTGGGCCATGTCCGTCTCGTCATCccactggggaggagaggggaggagggctgggtcAGAGCCTGCTCCCGCCATCAACACAATCTGAGTCTACTCCTGCCCTGCCCGGCACTGATCCCTCCAGGACCACAGGGCACCGCGAGGGGAGGGTCAGAGGCGAGCCACTCACAGGCTTGACGTCCAGGAGGATGGAAGACTTGGCCACCAGGGCAGGCTTTGCGGCCTTCTTCTCGGCGTACTGCCGCAGCCTCTCCTCCCGCAGCCGGGCCGCCTCCCGGTCCTCCTCCTCGTCGCTGCCGAACAGGTCAATGTCGTCGTCCTCGTCGTCCTCTGTGGCGGTGGCCACCTTCCTGGCGGGGGGCTCCACTTGGCGCATGGGAGACACGTGCTGCCACACAGGAGGGGAGACTGGGGCCCGTGCAGCCAGGACACCAGGCCTCCAGCCCTCCACCGCTGCCTGGGCCACAGCCCACATGGGGGCCGCCCGCGGCCTCCCGCTCCTCAGCGCCAGGTGTGGGTCCCCGGCGGGGAAGGGCCCTCACCTGGGTCTGCGGAGCTGTGGCCCGGTGGGCGGGCGAGCTCTTCTCTAGCGCGCTCAGCCGGGCCTCCAGCTGGGAGACAGCCTGCTGCAGATCCTGCACCACTGCGGGGGCAAAGGGGATGCTGGTCAGGCAGCAAGTGCTGGGGTGGGGCCCCCCGCCCGTCAGGCCCAGGGCCTCACCCCCTCGCAGGCTCTGGTTCTCCACTTCCAGGCTGGCAATCCGGATGACCAGCTCACTGTGGTCTCCGCTGGGCCCGCTGGGGGCCCCGGGGCCTGAGCTCTGCAaggcagggggagaggaagggctcATACCCTAGCCTGCTCCTTGGGGTCCCCCCCATTCACAGCCGTACTGAAGCAGAGCCCTAAGCTGGATGAGAAGCCCATCAAGCCCCATGGGGTCCGCTGGCCATGCTCCACCCAGGCGAGGGGAGAGGAAGCCCTGCAAGCTGAGGCCACAGTGGCATCCTCAGCCCAGCACGTGACACGAAGCAGGACCCCAGGGTGGCCCTAACGTGGGGGCGGCGCAGAGCTGAGCCATGGCTGCCACtgcctggggggtgggaggaagcaaAGGACTCAGCTCCAGGGGCAGCCAGACCCAGCAGCTCGGGAGGACCGGGCAACACAGCCTTGAGCTGGACACAGGAGGGGACAGCACTGGGGGCAGCCACCCCGCAGCAGCCAGGGCCACACACCTGCCTGCCTTTGAAAGCTCTGGGTGACCCAGGGACCCTGGCCTGGCCACCAGCCTCCTCTGGCTCCTCCCTGACCGGGAGCCCCCGTCATCTGACCCAGGCGGCACTGCCCAGGGAGCTCAGGCCCGAGTTACACCCCAGGAGCCTGCACGCAGGCCGTTCAGCACCCCTACCCCCCACTGCAGTGGCTCCAAGGGTGGGGTTCAGTGCACCTTGCCCTTGCCAGAGGGCTGCTGGCCCCCTCCAACGTCCAGTCAAGATAAAGGCCTGGGGCCCACCCACCAAGCAGCCACAGGGAAGCCACAGGGGTGGCCTCCTCCCCTGGTCTGCACACCCCCAGGGCACTACCAAGGTGAAGGTCTCCAGAGAGGACAGGCTGACACATGCCTGGCTCCCTGCCCTGGGACCCATGGGCAGTGCTAAGCTGACACCGTCTCCTAGACCCACCAGCTCCCACTACACAGAACTCCCAGCAGAGCTGGCCAAGTGGCACTGCGTGGCTGCAGAAGGAGCACTGACCAgcccccaggaccagatgggctCTGCGCACGCCACCGCCCTCCTCAGACCAACCCAAGTGTCCGCCCCATCTCCTACTCCGGCTAGTAAGTGGCAGCCCTCCGCCCACAGCTGGCCACCCCGCCGAGTCCCAGCCACCACCACCGGCACGCGACCTCCTCTCCAGCCTACTTCCCACGGCTCAGCTCCCGGGCCATTCCCACCAAGAAGGTCCCACGGCTTCCGTGGCACAGGGATGAAATCCAGGACCAGCTGTTCCCCACGAAGCCCCGCCAGCCCCCGCCAACCTgcactctcaggccccaccccctcTCAGCAGGCTTCCCCAAGGCCGTCTCTCCCCGTTGATCTGTGCCCGCTAAGCAAATGAACCAGGTCCCGGTGGCTCAAGGCAGGCTGGAACCTCAAGCCTTTGCCCTGCTGTGCCTGCTGCCTGGCCCCGGGGACCTCCCGACACAGGCCCGGCACCACCACCAAGTGAGGACCAACTGTGGACGGGTCCCGAGGCTGCAGGCTCCGGGCGGGCAAGGCCCCACCTGCTGCAAGGCCAAGACAAAGTGGCAGGGGAGAGACCAGGCTGTTAGGGGCCATGGGGTCACCACCGCTCGGCCCAGAAAGCACCAGGCCACTCCACGGTGTCTAGGCCCTGGGCCCACCCTGCCCACCGGGACTGAGAAGGAAGCCAGGGCGCTCAGTGAGGCAGGCCCAGGCTACCCAGTCCAGTCTGAGCTCCCAACAGCAGGCCGCAGGCAGCCACCTGGTGGCCTCGGGGGCGGTGC
The sequence above is a segment of the Globicephala melas chromosome 17, mGloMel1.2, whole genome shotgun sequence genome. Coding sequences within it:
- the NAPRT gene encoding nicotinate phosphoribosyltransferase: MAAEQDPEGRAAARPLLTDLYQATMALGYWRAGRAQEAAEFELFFRRCPFGGAFALAAGLRDCVRFVRDFRLTDADVQFLASVLPPDTDPAFFQHLRALDCSGVTVRALPEGSLAFPSVPLLQVSGPLLVVQLLETPLLCLVSYASLVATNAARLRLIAGPEKRLLELGLRRAQGPDGGLTASTYSYLGGFDGSSNVLAGQLRGVPVAGTLAHSFITSFSGTEVPPEPMLAPAAGQGPRVDLAACVETWLERVCGHLGLGVQETHRGERAAFVAYALAFPRAFQGLLDTYSVRRSGLPNFLAVALALEELGYQAVGVRLDSGDLLQQAQETRGVFRTVAAQFRVPWLESIPIAVSNNIDEQELARLSQKGSEVNVIGIGTSVVTCPRQPSLGCVYKLVSVGGQPRMKLTEDPEKQTLPGSKAAFRLLGSDGALLLDVLQLAEEPPPQAGQELRVWPRGTQESCTVRPVHVEPLLRLWVQQGQLCEPLPSLAESRAFAQQSLSRLSPAHRWLEQPALYQVALSEKLRALVDRLSAEVPSENPLLGAA
- the EEF1D gene encoding elongation factor 1-delta isoform X3; amino-acid sequence: MATNFIVHEKIWFDKFKYDDAERKFYEQMNGPVAGSSRQENGASVILRDIARARENIQKSLAGSSGPGAPSGPSGDHSELVIRIASLEVENQSLRGVVQDLQQAVSQLEARLSALEKSSPAHRATAPQTQHVSPMRQVEPPARKVATATEDDEDDDIDLFGSDEEEDREAARLREERLRQYAEKKAAKPALVAKSSILLDVKPWDDETDMAQLEACVRSIQLDGLTWGGSKLVPVGYGIHKLQIQCVVEDDKVGTDLLEEEITKFEEHVQSVDIAAFNKI